In Microvenator marinus, one genomic interval encodes:
- a CDS encoding PAS domain-containing hybrid sensor histidine kinase/response regulator translates to MNELDRDILQMVFDKNPVPLALVDLEGPRVLSLNAAGHALFVDGIDDSTLKSLLECVSDQDEAMCASPPHYFKLKRQDLEAGRIVLCFEDRSAHEIQTQALKRSENLFQTLTNELDIAIWVRDAKTFEVIYMNPTFARSFLQIGYSLEEFASDDQALLKMVHPADRHIIASILEDPSQELDETVIRVIQKNGKERAFRAKSSVTKDAEGTPLLYIGLAQDITEERDIAARLSRQAALLNHTTDAIIEMDLKNRVRFWNQAAERLYGITTHEARGRLLQEVLRVDDEIFKTASKKLNSDGTWTGEFEQIDANGNQLWVTARWNRYGDGENEGFLLIHTDVSEWKRLQGQFMRAQRLESIGNIASGMAHDLNNLLTPILMSADLLATDSEDPFARTLGENIKTSAKRGAEIIKQVLYFARGVEGQKLPINVERLLQDLRQIVRDTFPRSISAEFELKELPRVLGDATQLQQVLLNLLVNARDAMVGGGRLGVRTYQKEIDNAYARMVDGAHPGFFVVVEISDTGHGIPENLKAQIFEPFVTTKEMGSGTGLGLSTALAIVRSHGGFINFDSSNRGTIFRVYLPIAEDDVESGADTPIIERPRAIHGKGATILFVDDEPAIVEIAASTLERHGFKVITASNGAEAVALFARHKETIKAVISDISMPVMSGPDAMKAIRAICPEVPLIAISGGVQRTNGLSEIGVIAEIQKPFHFQELLETTIDAIEGKKE, encoded by the coding sequence ATGAATGAACTCGACCGCGATATCCTCCAAATGGTTTTCGATAAGAATCCCGTGCCACTGGCGTTGGTGGATCTCGAAGGTCCTCGCGTTCTCTCACTAAATGCCGCCGGACACGCCCTTTTTGTGGATGGGATCGATGATTCGACTTTGAAATCATTGCTCGAGTGCGTCAGTGATCAAGACGAGGCGATGTGCGCATCCCCACCCCACTATTTCAAGCTTAAGCGTCAGGACTTGGAAGCAGGACGCATTGTCTTGTGTTTTGAGGACCGTTCAGCTCACGAGATTCAGACCCAGGCACTCAAAAGGAGTGAAAATCTCTTTCAAACGCTGACCAACGAGCTCGATATCGCGATTTGGGTGCGAGATGCCAAAACGTTCGAGGTCATCTACATGAACCCAACGTTTGCACGTTCGTTCCTGCAGATTGGGTATTCGTTGGAGGAGTTTGCAAGCGACGATCAAGCTCTTCTAAAGATGGTGCATCCTGCTGACCGACACATCATCGCAAGCATCTTGGAGGACCCCTCGCAGGAGCTTGACGAGACCGTCATTCGTGTGATTCAGAAGAACGGAAAAGAGCGTGCTTTTCGAGCCAAGAGTAGCGTCACCAAAGACGCAGAAGGGACGCCGCTGCTCTATATCGGCCTTGCCCAGGATATCACCGAGGAACGCGATATTGCCGCACGCCTTTCTAGACAGGCAGCACTGCTCAACCACACCACCGACGCCATCATCGAAATGGATCTCAAGAATCGTGTCCGGTTTTGGAATCAGGCGGCTGAGAGACTCTACGGCATCACCACACATGAGGCTCGAGGGCGCCTCCTACAAGAGGTCCTTCGGGTTGATGACGAGATCTTCAAAACGGCGTCGAAGAAGCTGAACTCCGATGGTACATGGACTGGCGAGTTTGAGCAGATCGATGCAAACGGAAACCAGCTCTGGGTGACGGCGCGCTGGAATCGATACGGAGACGGTGAAAACGAAGGATTCCTTCTTATCCACACGGATGTTTCAGAGTGGAAGAGGCTTCAAGGCCAATTCATGCGAGCCCAACGTCTTGAGAGCATCGGAAATATCGCGAGCGGTATGGCACATGACCTCAACAATCTCCTCACACCCATTCTAATGTCGGCCGACTTGCTTGCCACGGATTCTGAAGACCCTTTCGCACGCACCCTCGGTGAGAACATCAAGACAAGCGCCAAGCGTGGTGCTGAAATCATCAAGCAGGTTCTGTATTTTGCGCGTGGGGTCGAGGGCCAAAAGCTTCCGATCAACGTGGAGCGCCTACTCCAGGACTTGCGCCAGATCGTTCGAGATACCTTCCCACGCTCAATCTCGGCCGAGTTTGAACTCAAAGAATTGCCGCGCGTCTTGGGAGATGCGACCCAACTCCAACAAGTCCTTCTAAATCTGCTCGTAAATGCGCGAGACGCGATGGTTGGCGGCGGTCGACTCGGTGTTAGGACCTATCAGAAAGAGATCGATAATGCTTATGCACGTATGGTAGATGGAGCACACCCCGGATTCTTTGTCGTAGTCGAAATTTCGGACACCGGGCACGGCATCCCGGAAAATCTCAAGGCACAGATTTTCGAGCCGTTTGTGACAACCAAAGAAATGGGTTCCGGAACGGGACTGGGCCTATCCACGGCGCTCGCCATTGTTCGAAGCCATGGCGGCTTTATCAATTTTGATAGCTCCAACCGTGGAACAATATTCCGCGTCTACCTGCCAATCGCCGAGGACGATGTCGAGTCGGGGGCTGATACACCGATCATCGAGCGCCCAAGAGCGATCCACGGAAAAGGGGCCACCATTCTTTTCGTCGATGATGAACCCGCGATTGTCGAAATTGCCGCATCCACCCTCGAGCGGCACGGCTTCAAAGTCATCACGGCGTCTAATGGTGCCGAAGCAGTCGCACTTTTCGCCAGGCACAAAGAAACCATAAAAGCAGTGATTTCAGATATATCCATGCCAGTGATGTCTGGACCCGATGCAATGAAAGCCATCCGAGCAATTTGTCCAGAAGTCCCCTTGATCGCAATCAGCGGGGGTGTACAACGGACAAACGGACTAAGTGAAATTGGGGTAATTGCAGAAATCCAAAAACCGTTTCACTTTCAAGAGCTACTAGAGACCACCATCGATGCAATCGAAGGAAAGAAAGAATGA